CCCTTATCCCGGTCTTAAGCCGCGCTCTATCCTTGAGCCCTGAAAGGTTACAAGTCAAGCTCGACGGAGCTAAAGGCTCTCTCGCCTTCCACCCCTTAAAGTTAAAAGCAAATATTTCGCGGGAGGAGCTGGCCATGGTAGAAACCCGCCGCCTCGACCTTCCAGGGGTCATGGTCGATATGGTGATCCGGCGGAACTATCCCTACGAAAATTTGGCCGCACATCTCATTGGTTACTTGGGGGAAATCAGTCAGGAAGAGTTGGAACAGGAAGAATTTATCAATCACAAAATCGGTTATTTTATCGGCAAATACGGGATTGAACATAAGTTTGAACTTGACCTGAAGGGGGAAAATGGGGGACGGCAGATCGAAGTCAATGCCTTGGGGCGTAAAGTGAGGGTTTGGGGCCAGGTGGAGCCAAATCCCGGAAATAACCTTTTCCTCACCCTGGACATTGAATTACAAAAGGCGGCGGAAGAGGCCATGATGGGCAAGAAGGGCGCTCTGGTAGCCATGGATCCCCAAAATGGAGATATCCTGGCCCTGGTCAGCAAGCCTGATTTTGACCCCAACCTTTTCGCCCGGAGAATCTCCCCGGAAAATTGGAAAAGAATTTCCGAGAACTCCTCCCACCCATTACAGAATCGAGCCATCCAGGGTCAGTATCCCCCCGGTTCGGTCTATAAAATCATCATGGCCATCGCCGGGTTAGAAGAAAAAATAATTACGCCCGAGACCACGTTT
This genomic stretch from Deltaproteobacteria bacterium harbors:
- the mrdA gene encoding penicillin-binding protein 2, whose translation is MRLKLDKNGTHEKNPAFGYANIVIIVAFSLLFSRLGYLQIFKGEYFKNLSENNRIRIQEIAAPRGIIYDRAGIPLVDSFPSFDVSLFRQDVSDTRSLIPVLSRALSLSPERLQVKLDGAKGSLAFHPLKLKANISREELAMVETRRLDLPGVMVDMVIRRNYPYENLAAHLIGYLGEISQEELEQEEFINHKIGYFIGKYGIEHKFELDLKGENGGRQIEVNALGRKVRVWGQVEPNPGNNLFLTLDIELQKAAEEAMMGKKGALVAMDPQNGDILALVSKPDFDPNLFARRISPENWKRISENSSHPLQNRAIQGQYPPGSVYKIIMAIAGLEEKIITPETTFHCSGSFPFGNRDYLCWKKEGHGRVNLRRSIVESCDVYFYNLGLRLGVDRIAKYAMGLGLGRVTGFPLGHEKPG